One genomic window of Bdellovibrionota bacterium includes the following:
- a CDS encoding GAF domain-containing protein — protein sequence MLRHQAALLALAKHPAITDGNLEPAFRAITKAAADGLAVERVGVWLYRNHASKIECVNLYERSLKKHSSGHLLAAKNFPSYFKALERNRTIAAHDAHHDERTSEFSKTYLTPLGITSMLDAPINLGGHAIGVVCHEHVGSKRTWTTEEQTFAASIGDCVAMAVERSERKKAEEALKESERKYRALINERLQETEEQFRATFEQAAVGLAHIGTDGRYRKVN from the coding sequence GTGCTCCGTCACCAGGCGGCCCTTCTCGCTCTGGCGAAACATCCCGCCATCACCGACGGGAACCTTGAGCCAGCTTTCCGAGCGATTACGAAGGCAGCGGCGGATGGATTGGCCGTTGAGCGCGTGGGGGTATGGCTTTACCGAAACCACGCTTCAAAAATCGAGTGCGTGAATCTGTACGAGCGATCTCTTAAAAAGCATTCGAGCGGCCATCTCCTCGCCGCCAAGAATTTCCCTTCTTATTTCAAAGCACTCGAGCGAAATCGGACGATTGCGGCTCACGACGCCCACCACGATGAACGGACGAGCGAGTTTTCAAAAACCTACCTCACCCCTTTGGGGATCACATCGATGCTGGACGCGCCGATCAATTTGGGGGGTCACGCCATCGGCGTCGTCTGCCACGAGCATGTCGGATCCAAACGCACCTGGACCACGGAGGAACAGACCTTTGCGGCGTCGATAGGAGACTGCGTCGCCATGGCTGTGGAACGATCGGAACGGAAAAAGGCCGAAGAAGCTCTCAAAGAGAGCGAACGGAAATACCGGGCGCTGATTAACGAGCGCCTCCAAGAGACCGAAGAACAGTTCCGGGCCACGTTTGAACAGGCGGCGGTCGGACTTGCGCATATCGGTACCGACGGCCGATACCGGAAAGTCAAC